GAGAACATGGTAAACATGCAGCATGTCTTCGGAAAACAGCCGGGTGAGATTCTGGGGATGATTGAATCCCTGGAGAGGGAGAACGTTGGATTGACGCTTGATATTGGACACGCCAATACAAACGGCAATGTTTTTGAATTCCTGGAAGATTTGAGTAAAGTTGTGCATGTGCATCTCCACGATAACAAGGGGAAAAGCGATGAACATCTCGAACTCGGCAAAGGTAACATAAACTGGAAAGAGGTCATGAGGAAACTCAAGGGATATAAAGGCAGGTTCGTGACCGAGGCTAGGACAGTGGAAGAGGGGACTGCGAGTTTAAAATATTTGAACAGTATTAAATAAATTAAAAATATTACCCAAACCTTATATAGAATTTAACCTATTATTTAATCAGAACAGGAGGGTATAATGAACATCGTTCCTTCGTATATTCCTGAATTGGATGACATCCTTGAAGGTGGCTTCAATAAGCCTTCGGTTGTACTGGTAGCAGGGGCTGCAGGAAGCGGGAAGACCACATTCGCGGCCGAATCGCTCTTCAATGCAGCAAAATCAGGCGAGACATGTCTTTTTATTTCAACCCTCTCCGAACCCCCTGCGATGATTAACAGCTACATGTCGCGCTTTTCCTTCTATGACCAGTCGCTGTATGAAACTAACAAAATGAACATCGTCAGCATAAGCGAATCCTTATTAAAGCAGGGACATGATGCGATTCTGGAATTCATTAACACGAGAATATCCTTACTTAAGCCCTCAAGGATCGTCATCGACCCGCTGACGGTACTCGGAGACATTCTTAAATCGTTTGAGGGAAGACCGGTTAGCGATGATGAGCGGCGCGGGTTCTATTTTGATTTATTCACTTCCATGAAAAGCTGGAACACGCTGGTAATTATAACAGGCGAATTCGTACTCGAAGACCTTCGCAAAAATGTGGTGGGGTACCTTGCAGATGCGATAATATATCTTTCCGAGGAAACCGTGGGCATGCGGGTGGAACGGAATATTCGCATCCTTAAAATGAGGGGACAAAAGTACATCGCAGGGAAGCATTCTTTTGATATCAGGGATAAGGGCATAGTTGTCTTTCCGCGGCTTTTACCTGCAGCGGAAGAAAAGCCTGCCCTGTCTGTCAAAGTCAGTACAGGCATCCTTGGACTTGATAAGATGCTGAAAGGAGGAATTCTGAAAGACGATGTCTTATTGATTTCAGGAACAACAGGCACAGGCAAAACCACATTTGGTCTACATTTTATTTGTGATGGTCTTCTCAAGGGAGAGAATGCGTTGGTAATTTCCCTGGAAGAGCGCCCTTCGAAGCTCATACGGAATGCAAAAACCTTTGGCTTGAGGCTTGAACCATATATAAACAAAAAAATGCTGGAAGTCCTGTATATTTCTCCTGTTTTGTATATGCCTGATGAAGAGGCTTTGATATTAAAAAGAAAAATAATAAAAAATAATGTGAAACGCATTTTATTTGACGGTATAGAAAACCTTGAGACATCGATTCCCGAGGATATAGAACGTAAAAACTATATCACCGTGCTGCTCGATCTCTTTTCATCCATGAGCGTGACAACCTGCGTCAGCAGCGAGATTTCTGAACTTTTCGGGGCAGTCAAATTAACCCATGAAGCTCTGTCAGGTGCGGTCGATAACATTATTCTCCTGCGGCATGTTGAGATCGATGGAAAGATATACGGCGTCCTGAGCATACTGAAATCCCGCGGCATCGAGCACGACACCGAGATACGGGAATTTGAAATCACAGAAAAGGGCATCAATGTCAAGGCTGCAATGAAAGGGTATGAAAGCGTACTCAGCGGGAGTGCGCGCAAAACGCCTGCGGATGTATTCAAAGAAGCGTTCGGTGAAAAGCGTTGATCAATAATACGATTTTTCTAATCTTGATTCTGGTTCTGGGTATTACATACGTGTTTCTTATCGGATTTCCTTTTAGTATTGCTTATTTTTATGAGAAAGTTTTTAAAAAGCGTGTATTCCCTTATCTTTTTATCATATCGGGTGGTTTATTCATCGTTTCTTTTTTAATTTTTCTTTATGACTTTTTCAGTGACACAGGAAGCGTCTTTTTTGCCTCAGGTGGCATTTTATTAGCCGCTGCAAGCCTGCGGCTTTACTATGTAATGACAGGGAGGGATTAGGATTACACCAGAGCTGCATCTGCTGTTGCTATCGGTTGGGACGATTGGTATTGTCATTTTTTATCTTGTGCTGGCGAAGCTCAGTGCACGAATGGGGAACGGGCTTGGGCTTGCACCTTATTATCTATGGGATTATGTAGCATGTATTATCGCTTTATCAAGCATATATGTTCATGCACAGTTGCACCCCATACCGCAGCACGCTTCTCTTGATGTGCAGGGACTCTATATATCCCTGCTTCTCTTAAGTAATGTTATCGTTGTTATTGTTTCCTTTAAGTATTGGTGGTGGTTAAAGGATGAACTTGGGGGTAAATCAGAGCAAGGAGGTAAATCAAATGAGTAAAAAAATAATGGTTGTGGACGATGAGCCAGACACCGTGGATTTGATTAAACTGGTTCTTGAGACCGAGGGGTATGAGGTTATTCCGGCATACAGCGGCAGGGAGTGTCTTGAAAAACTCGAAATAGAAAAACCTGCGGCAGTGCTGCTGGATATAATGATGCCAGAAATGGATGGGTGGGAGGTTTTCAAAAAAATCAGAAAAAAATATGAGGATCTTCCTGTGGCTATGCTCACGGTAAGGAACCAGGATATAGATAAAATGCTCGGACTGCATGTGCTTAAAGTGAATGATTATATAACCAAACCATTTGGAAGAAAAGATCTGGTGGAAAGGGTCAAAAAGCTGGTTGAGTTGTGAAAAACCTGAGTATAAGATATAAGTTAATAATTTTTCTAATAGCAATCTCAATCCTGCCCTATGCGGTAATAAGCTACATCAATTATTCAACAGAAAAGGATACCCTTGAGAAAAAGGTATTCGAAGATCTAAGTGGACTTGTTGAGGCAAAGAGCACCCATATCTCAACAGTTGTGAACTTCAGGATAGAGCAGGTTAAGGAAGTTGCCACCGCCAACTTCCTGCAGCAGCTTGAAAATAGAAATACGGGTGATATCAATCTAAATCTTTTGAGAGTAAAACGGGAGATTCCAGAATTCTTTGAAATATCTGCCCTTGACGTAAACGGCATAGTTCTGGCTTCTACGGAAAGCGGGCTTCTAAATAAAAACTACAGCGAAGAAGAGTTTTTTAAAAAAGGCAAAGAAGCTCTGTATCTTGGAAATATAAATTATTACGATAACAATACCGGATATATACTATCGTATCCTGTATTTAATAGAAGCACGGGTAGATTCATAGGTGTAATTGCAGCCACCGTTTATCCAATGTTCATATACGATGTTACAAACGATTATACCGCTCTGGGTGAAAGCGGCGAGGCTCTTCTTGTCCAGAAAAGAGGGAACGAGGTCGTCTTTTTGAATCCTTTACGCCATAATCCTGATGCTGCGCTGCGCATGAAATTTCCCATGGATTCTAACCTTGCCATTCCCGCAATTCTTGCTGCAGAAGGAAAGAACGGAACCATCCAGGCGTTCGATTACCGCGGAAAGGAGGTTTTTGCCGCGTATTCCTATATCCCTGCAGGGGACTGGGGTCTTGTGGTAAAGATGGATGCGTCCGAAGCATTGATGCCAGTAACCAGGTTTGAGGAGAGATCCATTGCACTTGGTATGTTCTATTTTGCCGTAGTTGTTGTGCTGGCATACATGCTCGGGAGAAGGTTTACAGCTCCTCTCGTAAGACTTACAGATGCATCAAAAAAAGTTGCCAAAGGTTACCTGACAGTGGAGATAGAACCTGAGAGCAGGGATGAAATCGGCGAACTTGCAGGGTCTTTCAATATCATGGTGCAAAAATTGAGGGAGGTATATGAGGGTCTGGAGCAGAAGGTAAAGGAAAGAACCAAGGATTTAAACAGGAGAAACCTTGAGCTTGCTGCGCTTATAAAAACTAACCAGAGCATTTCAAGCGGTCTGGATTTAAATAAAGTTCTGGGAATAGCGGTCAGGGAAGCGGTAAGAATAGTCAATGTCTCCTATTGTTCCATCGCACTTGTGGAAGGAGGAAAGGATTACGGGACTGTGGCTTCTGAATACAGCCCCGGAAACCAATTGAAGCCGTCCCAGGGAGAAATATTGTACCTTAAGGACTTTCCATCACTGAGTGAAGCATATACCAGAAAGCAGTATGTG
This DNA window, taken from Candidatus Methanoperedens sp., encodes the following:
- a CDS encoding response regulator, which codes for MSKKIMVVDDEPDTVDLIKLVLETEGYEVIPAYSGRECLEKLEIEKPAAVLLDIMMPEMDGWEVFKKIRKKYEDLPVAMLTVRNQDIDKMLGLHVLKVNDYITKPFGRKDLVERVKKLVEL